The Gracilimonas sp. genome includes a region encoding these proteins:
- a CDS encoding anti-sigma factor, translated as MSNDNNRFTELCTGHVLNALSDSEEKEFQRLLAEADESQLTLYDELKAVAAEMATLAPAEQPSLSVKESIMQMATGVADNQSSKRTQAPVHIMRWYRAAVAASFIFIFTSIGLLFYSQSLEEDMRGQSQTIAQQETTIELLESEVQRKEELLTILEAREVDLVMMAGMENTNPNGYGKVVWDKQGGRALLQVANMPVVPSDKDYQLWFIVNGQPISAGVFAVDDPQRDNFFKIEQLQSDAREGAFAITMEPKGGVPQPTGDMYLLGNM; from the coding sequence ATGAGCAACGACAATAACAGATTTACAGAGCTTTGTACCGGGCATGTGCTCAATGCGTTGAGCGATAGTGAGGAAAAGGAATTTCAGCGCTTGTTGGCTGAAGCCGATGAATCCCAACTTACACTTTATGATGAATTAAAAGCAGTAGCTGCAGAAATGGCTACTCTTGCCCCGGCTGAGCAGCCTTCCCTCTCCGTAAAAGAGAGCATTATGCAAATGGCAACCGGAGTGGCTGACAATCAATCGTCAAAGAGAACACAAGCCCCTGTCCATATTATGAGATGGTACCGGGCAGCTGTAGCAGCTTCTTTCATCTTTATCTTTACGTCTATTGGATTGTTGTTTTACTCGCAATCTCTGGAAGAAGATATGCGGGGCCAGTCTCAAACTATAGCTCAGCAAGAAACTACTATAGAGTTACTTGAAAGCGAAGTGCAGCGGAAAGAAGAGCTGCTTACCATCCTTGAAGCCCGCGAAGTGGACCTCGTAATGATGGCCGGCATGGAAAACACCAACCCAAATGGTTATGGAAAAGTAGTTTGGGATAAACAAGGCGGCCGTGCCCTGCTTCAGGTAGCCAACATGCCGGTGGTTCCCAGCGATAAGGATTATCAATTGTGGTTTATAGTGAACGGCCAGCCCATCAGTGCTGGAGTGTTTGCAGTTGATGACCCACAACGGGATAACTTCTTCAAGATCGAGCAGCTGCAAAGCGATGCCCGAGAAGGTGCCTTTGCCATTACCATGGAGCCTAAAGGTGGGGTACCACAGCCTACCGGTGATATGTACCTGCTTGGCAATATGTAA
- a CDS encoding adenylate/guanylate cyclase domain-containing protein — translation MKEGQQQFYHWQFSLSASPAKLWPYVSDTNRIFRILGATPVSETSLSRSTPKGSLELSHNKLKSYVSWRQTPYIWEYPYRFGVSRHYKLGILKELRFSTEFISLDDETRVSIKIWVQPTNPLFSFIIKAYVEYIIKRRLAKYLQQVDESISKSLRPYEISKPKKLVRGAERKIKTIKAQLIENSKRKRIVNRLFDLIQLADDEELERIHPYSLAEYWGEKKYSVLNVFLHAAKLDLLDFSWDVCCPKCKSPKHTFRKMREARVHLYCNDCESDYMMDFNRNTHLVFTPHPLIRKITDKKYSLGGPQSKPHRVTQQSIDIGSERYPQIQLEEGTYLFRTHNHEGHLILHVREEGTDNITIFITDEELDGQEITISTNPNLIISNRSSEKAVCFIDKMNWKEEAIYASEVSSSHDFRELFSRETLKETSKVKASEVTMLFTDLMNSTELYVQEGDESAIGRVMGHFKIIQQIVAEERGGIVKTIGDSVMAVFWEPVSALKAVQRIQQIFTTSTSMGDAFKIKAGVHFGDCTAVNLNGRIDYFGTTVNIASRLVDIASEKEIMVSEAVFNHPDVQLYLDKHSDTFFVKESMKELKGFDDEEFKVKQIRLERPPMRLVI, via the coding sequence ATGAAAGAAGGACAACAGCAATTTTATCACTGGCAATTTAGCCTGTCGGCGTCACCGGCAAAGCTGTGGCCTTACGTTTCAGATACCAACCGGATATTCCGAATTTTAGGTGCTACCCCCGTCAGCGAAACCTCTCTTTCCCGAAGCACCCCCAAAGGTTCATTAGAACTCAGTCATAACAAGCTCAAATCGTATGTAAGCTGGCGTCAAACTCCTTATATCTGGGAGTACCCTTACCGTTTTGGGGTGAGCCGTCATTATAAACTTGGAATCCTGAAGGAACTCCGGTTTTCAACTGAATTTATTTCTCTGGATGATGAAACACGGGTCAGTATCAAGATTTGGGTTCAGCCTACCAATCCCCTGTTTTCCTTTATCATAAAAGCATACGTCGAATATATAATTAAGCGTCGTTTAGCCAAGTATCTGCAACAGGTTGATGAAAGTATCTCCAAGAGCCTGAGACCCTACGAAATTTCAAAACCCAAAAAACTAGTCCGTGGTGCTGAGCGTAAAATCAAAACGATTAAAGCCCAGCTAATTGAAAACAGCAAGCGTAAGCGGATTGTAAACCGCTTGTTTGATCTCATCCAGCTTGCCGATGATGAAGAGCTGGAACGCATTCACCCCTACTCCCTTGCCGAGTATTGGGGAGAGAAAAAATATTCCGTACTGAATGTTTTCCTCCATGCTGCTAAACTGGATTTACTGGATTTCAGCTGGGATGTATGTTGCCCAAAATGTAAATCGCCCAAGCATACCTTTCGCAAGATGCGGGAAGCCCGGGTTCATCTGTATTGCAACGACTGTGAATCCGATTACATGATGGACTTTAACCGGAATACCCACCTGGTGTTTACTCCCCATCCGCTGATCCGTAAAATCACCGATAAAAAGTATTCTCTGGGTGGACCTCAATCCAAACCGCACCGTGTAACCCAGCAAAGTATTGATATAGGGAGCGAAAGGTATCCCCAAATACAACTGGAAGAAGGCACCTACCTGTTCCGGACCCATAACCATGAAGGCCACCTGATTTTGCACGTGCGGGAAGAAGGAACCGACAATATCACCATATTTATTACGGATGAGGAACTGGACGGACAGGAAATCACCATTTCCACAAACCCCAACCTCATTATCAGTAACCGTTCCTCCGAAAAGGCCGTCTGTTTTATTGATAAGATGAATTGGAAAGAAGAAGCCATTTATGCCAGCGAAGTCAGTTCCTCTCACGATTTCAGAGAATTATTCTCCCGCGAAACCCTGAAAGAAACGAGCAAGGTGAAGGCTTCGGAAGTAACCATGTTGTTTACGGATTTAATGAATTCTACCGAACTCTATGTACAGGAAGGCGATGAATCAGCGATTGGTCGAGTGATGGGGCATTTTAAGATTATACAACAGATTGTAGCCGAGGAACGCGGCGGTATTGTAAAGACCATCGGGGATTCGGTGATGGCTGTTTTTTGGGAGCCGGTTTCAGCTCTTAAAGCCGTACAGCGCATCCAGCAGATATTTACGACCTCCACCTCTATGGGCGATGCCTTCAAAATCAAGGCCGGTGTCCACTTTGGGGATTGCACGGCCGTAAACCTGAACGGACGCATCGACTATTTTGGAACTACGGTCAACATAGCCTCCCGCCTGGTGGATATTGCCTCTGAAAAAGAGATTATGGTTTCGGAAGCGGTCTTCAATCACCCCGACGTGCAACTGTATCTTGACAAACACTCCGATACCTTCTTCGTGAAAGAAAGCATGAAAGAGCTCAAAGGCTTTGACGACGAAGAATTCAAGGTGAAGCAGATCCGCCTGGAGCGCCCTCCGATGCGACTGGTTATTTAG
- a CDS encoding methylglyoxal synthase, whose product MKPKKNIALIAHDHRKADLLDWAEYNRDHLSEHNLFGTGTTGSLVSDKLDLPVFTFKSGPLGGDLQIGTAIVQNEIDVMIFFWDPLQAQPHDVDVKALQRISIVYNIPMACNRSSADFLITSPLMKTKYDRFIVDYSQRFKKDYHAE is encoded by the coding sequence ATGAAACCCAAAAAAAATATTGCGCTGATTGCTCACGATCACCGCAAAGCAGATTTACTGGACTGGGCCGAATACAACCGTGATCACCTTTCCGAACATAACCTGTTTGGTACCGGAACTACCGGTTCGCTGGTCTCTGATAAATTAGACCTGCCGGTTTTTACTTTTAAAAGTGGCCCTCTCGGGGGCGACCTTCAGATTGGTACTGCCATCGTTCAGAATGAAATTGATGTCATGATCTTTTTCTGGGACCCGCTGCAGGCCCAACCGCACGATGTGGATGTAAAGGCCCTCCAGCGCATCAGTATTGTATATAACATCCCGATGGCCTGTAACCGATCTTCAGCTGACTTCCTTATCACTTCACCCCTAATGAAAACGAAATACGATCGATTTATCGTTGACTACAGTCAGCGATTCAAAAAAGATTACCATGCCGAATAA
- a CDS encoding sigma-70 family RNA polymerase sigma factor — protein MARIKARDASALSELYDQYNRLLFGLILSILKKREEAEDTLQEVFTQIWEKAEQFDLERGTVYTWIVSLTRNKSIDRLRSKVYKEQKKQSTSLDNEDVFYPLYSDETDPLENTILTDRAKKLRDALDQISDKQRKVLQVAYFNGMSQSEIADEYDIPLGTVKTRMRDGMIKLRELLAKEIEL, from the coding sequence ATGGCTCGCATTAAGGCGCGGGACGCTTCTGCCCTCTCCGAATTGTATGATCAATATAACAGACTGTTGTTTGGCCTGATTCTATCCATCCTCAAAAAAAGAGAGGAAGCGGAAGATACGCTTCAGGAAGTGTTTACACAGATCTGGGAAAAAGCTGAACAGTTTGATTTGGAACGAGGAACTGTGTACACCTGGATTGTTTCCTTAACCCGAAATAAATCGATAGACCGGTTACGGTCCAAGGTTTATAAGGAACAGAAGAAACAATCAACCAGCCTGGATAATGAGGACGTTTTTTATCCGCTGTATTCAGATGAAACAGATCCGTTGGAAAACACCATATTAACCGATCGCGCAAAAAAATTGCGGGATGCGTTGGACCAAATATCTGACAAACAAAGGAAGGTATTACAAGTGGCTTATTTTAACGGGATGAGCCAAAGTGAAATCGCAGACGAATACGACATCCCTCTCGGTACTGTTAAAACACGAATGAGAGACGGCATGATAAAATTAAGAGAGCTTTTAGCGAAGGAAATAGAATTATGA
- a CDS encoding HigA family addiction module antitoxin codes for MIPQNRTTTHPGTILLREYLEPMELTQKELADHLGVPIQRINEIVRGKRGISSDTAWLLSKALNTSPEFWLNLQAMHDLSSHRPSKEITPIKAAQA; via the coding sequence ATGATTCCACAAAACAGAACAACCACACATCCCGGTACAATTTTACTGAGAGAGTACTTGGAACCGATGGAATTAACGCAGAAGGAATTAGCTGACCATCTGGGTGTTCCCATCCAACGAATTAATGAAATTGTTCGGGGAAAAAGAGGCATATCTTCGGATACAGCTTGGCTACTATCGAAAGCGTTAAATACCTCCCCTGAATTTTGGTTAAATTTACAGGCTATGCATGATTTATCCTCACATCGTCCAAGCAAAGAAATTACTCCAATTAAGGCTGCTCAGGCATAA
- a CDS encoding CHRD domain-containing protein encodes MKTLKQLPSFLTALCLLMFGLTSFSNAQTVFEAQLSGSNEATPITSMASGSVTATLNGNELVVEGSFDNLSSAIATEIAGGAHIHTGMAGESGAVLFPLTINADGDSQGGAFVGSENTFTLSSGQVDTLMMRGLYINIHSENYAGGELRGQLVPEADAYYRSNLSGAFEVPAAKTMASGSLVFELVGDSLFVSGSFSDLEGEFDANVAGGSHLHIAPAGSNGSIALTLDAELAADNRSGVYLASDNRFELTAEQKTALMNRNFYTNIHTTAYAGGELRGQVVPAASTTFFAQLSGSAEIPSVATDAAGSAVLEVHNDTLIVTGSFAGLESSFNAQVGSHLHVGHAGENGGVAITLDADLNAELSAATYSSTNNEYTLTTEQKTALFARNMYVNVHSVENPAGEIRGQVMGDAAAYFHTNLSGVHEVQPIMSDAFGAAAVEYMSNGNIMVSGGFEGLSSSAIEIAGTSGHLHSGSVEANGGVAFGLDITLSENDTAGTVIASDNMFTLSAEQQTTLFDEGMYVNVHSENFNGGELRGQVLFSSNFTPTAPMLTGPADDVTLSLEGESSTAFEATWEAATDSNGNELAYIWQLSTDAAFSDVVVNANVGASTTFETTFGALDTLLADLGIDVGASTTVYHRVIATDGSDEATSEPRSANLERGTVTSNEDTFSGTPEQFELGQNYPNPFNPTTSINFSLAEAGQASLTVYNMLGQEVAVVANERFTAGEHSVNFDASALASGIYIYRLQANGQTLTKQMTLIK; translated from the coding sequence ATGAAGACGCTAAAACAGTTACCATCTTTTTTAACTGCTTTGTGTTTGCTGATGTTTGGATTGACCTCCTTCTCAAACGCACAAACAGTATTTGAAGCACAACTAAGCGGAAGTAACGAAGCCACCCCTATTACTTCCATGGCCAGCGGTTCTGTAACCGCAACGCTGAACGGGAATGAACTGGTTGTAGAAGGCTCGTTCGATAACCTGAGCAGTGCCATTGCAACCGAAATTGCCGGTGGAGCTCATATCCATACCGGAATGGCGGGAGAAAGCGGCGCAGTACTTTTTCCACTAACTATAAACGCGGACGGAGATAGCCAAGGCGGAGCTTTTGTAGGTTCTGAAAACACCTTCACGCTTAGTTCCGGGCAGGTTGATACCCTGATGATGCGTGGATTGTACATCAACATTCACTCCGAAAACTATGCCGGTGGTGAACTACGCGGACAACTTGTACCCGAAGCCGATGCATACTATAGGTCCAACCTATCAGGTGCTTTTGAAGTACCGGCAGCCAAAACTATGGCCAGCGGTTCCTTAGTATTTGAACTGGTTGGAGATTCTTTATTCGTATCAGGTTCGTTTTCCGATCTTGAAGGAGAATTTGATGCTAATGTTGCCGGAGGTTCTCACCTTCATATTGCACCCGCAGGGTCTAATGGCAGCATTGCTCTTACACTGGATGCAGAATTAGCTGCGGACAATCGTTCCGGGGTTTATCTGGCTTCCGACAACCGATTTGAACTTACCGCCGAGCAAAAAACAGCGCTGATGAACCGTAATTTCTACACCAATATCCATACCACAGCGTATGCAGGTGGAGAATTACGCGGACAAGTAGTTCCAGCTGCTTCAACTACCTTTTTTGCCCAGCTTTCAGGAAGTGCAGAGATTCCATCAGTTGCTACTGATGCTGCCGGATCTGCCGTACTTGAAGTACACAATGATACTTTGATTGTAACCGGTTCTTTTGCCGGATTGGAATCCTCCTTTAATGCACAAGTGGGATCTCATCTTCATGTTGGCCATGCCGGAGAAAATGGTGGCGTAGCCATCACCCTGGATGCCGACCTGAATGCCGAGCTTTCGGCAGCTACCTATTCTTCAACGAACAACGAATACACTTTGACTACTGAGCAGAAAACGGCTTTATTTGCCCGCAACATGTATGTAAATGTGCATAGCGTAGAAAATCCTGCCGGCGAAATCCGCGGACAAGTGATGGGAGATGCAGCTGCATACTTTCATACCAATCTGTCCGGCGTACATGAAGTTCAGCCTATTATGAGTGATGCTTTCGGCGCTGCTGCTGTAGAGTACATGAGTAATGGCAACATCATGGTTAGCGGTGGATTTGAAGGATTAAGCAGTTCAGCTATTGAAATTGCAGGAACCAGTGGTCACTTACACTCAGGCAGTGTTGAAGCCAACGGTGGAGTAGCTTTTGGGCTGGATATCACCCTGAGTGAAAATGACACCGCAGGAACCGTGATTGCTTCTGACAACATGTTTACGTTGTCTGCCGAGCAACAAACCACACTTTTTGACGAAGGCATGTATGTAAATGTGCATTCCGAGAATTTCAATGGTGGAGAGTTAAGAGGACAAGTTCTGTTTTCCTCCAACTTCACTCCAACGGCTCCGATGCTAACCGGACCGGCAGATGATGTAACGCTTTCTCTTGAAGGTGAATCATCCACCGCTTTTGAAGCGACCTGGGAAGCTGCTACCGATAGTAACGGAAATGAGCTGGCTTACATCTGGCAGCTATCTACGGATGCGGCGTTCAGTGATGTTGTTGTAAATGCCAATGTTGGTGCTTCTACAACTTTTGAAACCACATTCGGCGCTCTGGATACGCTTCTTGCCGATCTTGGAATTGATGTAGGTGCTTCAACAACCGTGTACCACCGCGTGATTGCCACCGATGGCAGCGATGAAGCGACCAGTGAACCACGTTCAGCAAATCTTGAACGAGGAACGGTAACGTCCAATGAAGATACATTCTCCGGAACCCCCGAGCAGTTTGAACTGGGACAAAACTACCCGAATCCGTTCAACCCAACTACAAGCATTAACTTCTCCCTTGCTGAAGCAGGCCAGGCTTCCCTGACTGTGTATAACATGCTGGGACAAGAAGTAGCCGTAGTTGCCAATGAACGCTTCACTGCCGGTGAGCATTCTGTAAACTTTGATGCCAGCGCATTAGCGTCCGGTATTTACATTTACCGCTTACAGGCAAACGGACAGACACTGACCAAGCAAATGACACTTATTAAATAA
- a CDS encoding thioredoxin domain-containing protein, with amino-acid sequence MPNKLKDEKSPYLKQHAENPVDWYPWGEEAFQKANEENKPIFLSIGYATCHWCHVMAHESFEDPDIAELMNEAFINVKVDREERPDIDSTYMTVCQMLTGQGGWPLTIIMTPDKEPFFAGTYIPKEARYDRIGLRQLIPGVKGMWKNEPKRVEKATAKIREGFTRSQEFESGKFPGTEATDFAAEQLAQRYDGEHGGFGSAPKFPSPHNLMFMLRQWKLTGEDRFLHMVTDTLEKMRLGGIWDHIGFGFHRYSTDQEWLLPHFEKMLYDQALLMMAYTEGWQATQNPLFKQTVYEIAEYVERDLLHPEGGFYSAEDADSEGEEGKFYVWEKSEIESLLSDDASQFMDLFNITEEGNFEDEATKQRTGKNIPHLNAVLNTEQQSRFEEIRTSLFEQREDRVHPLLDDKILTDWNGLMIAALAKAGFAFGEERFTRLAENAFQFIKENLKESDKLLHRYNDGDAAIDAMGDDYAFLTWGLIELYESTGRPEYLKKAVQLNDQFIEQFWDEDKGGFYFSIADEDQVYGRQKQIFDGAMPSSNSVAMTNLIRLSRLTGNTTLEDYADKIGRAFSADLIRSGASICHSMQAIQFLHAEAKEITLRGEFSELQEVFELLRNRFTPFKVLHWVTDEHQESVAEIVDYVASQKRLDDEPTLYICRNFACDQPINNPKKMKKALG; translated from the coding sequence ATGCCGAATAAACTCAAAGACGAGAAAAGCCCGTACCTGAAACAACACGCCGAAAATCCTGTGGATTGGTATCCCTGGGGTGAGGAAGCCTTCCAAAAAGCCAACGAAGAGAATAAGCCGATCTTCCTCTCCATCGGGTATGCCACCTGCCACTGGTGCCACGTAATGGCTCACGAGAGTTTTGAAGACCCGGACATAGCCGAGCTCATGAACGAGGCGTTCATTAATGTGAAAGTGGACCGGGAAGAACGGCCGGATATTGACAGCACCTATATGACGGTGTGCCAGATGCTTACCGGTCAAGGCGGCTGGCCTTTGACAATCATTATGACGCCTGATAAAGAACCCTTTTTCGCCGGCACCTATATCCCAAAAGAAGCACGATACGACAGAATTGGCCTCCGTCAGCTTATTCCGGGAGTGAAGGGTATGTGGAAGAATGAGCCCAAAAGAGTGGAGAAAGCCACGGCTAAAATCCGGGAAGGATTTACCCGATCGCAGGAGTTTGAAAGTGGAAAATTCCCCGGAACCGAAGCCACCGACTTTGCGGCCGAGCAGTTAGCTCAACGATATGATGGCGAACATGGCGGCTTTGGATCGGCACCGAAATTTCCCAGTCCCCACAACCTGATGTTTATGCTTCGGCAGTGGAAGCTGACCGGAGAAGACCGGTTCCTGCATATGGTGACGGATACCCTTGAGAAAATGCGCCTGGGCGGGATCTGGGATCACATCGGTTTTGGATTTCATCGGTACTCCACCGATCAGGAATGGCTGCTCCCTCACTTTGAGAAAATGCTGTACGATCAGGCCCTGCTTATGATGGCTTATACGGAAGGATGGCAAGCCACTCAAAACCCGCTTTTCAAACAAACAGTTTATGAGATTGCCGAATACGTGGAACGCGACTTGCTCCATCCCGAAGGTGGGTTTTACTCCGCTGAAGATGCCGACAGTGAAGGTGAAGAAGGAAAATTCTATGTGTGGGAGAAAAGTGAAATCGAATCCCTGCTTTCTGATGATGCCTCTCAGTTTATGGACCTTTTCAATATCACCGAAGAAGGAAACTTTGAGGATGAAGCCACCAAACAGCGAACCGGAAAGAATATCCCTCACCTGAATGCAGTATTAAATACTGAGCAGCAATCTCGATTTGAAGAAATAAGAACCTCGCTTTTTGAGCAACGGGAAGACCGGGTACATCCCCTGCTCGATGATAAAATCCTTACCGACTGGAATGGGCTTATGATAGCCGCTTTGGCAAAGGCCGGTTTCGCTTTTGGTGAAGAACGATTTACCCGCCTCGCCGAAAATGCCTTTCAGTTCATCAAAGAAAATCTCAAAGAAAGTGACAAACTGCTGCATCGTTACAATGACGGCGACGCCGCTATTGATGCTATGGGCGATGATTACGCCTTCCTGACCTGGGGGCTGATTGAGCTGTATGAATCTACCGGAAGGCCGGAATACCTCAAAAAAGCCGTGCAGCTGAATGATCAATTCATTGAGCAGTTCTGGGATGAGGATAAAGGCGGATTCTATTTCAGCATTGCGGATGAGGACCAGGTTTATGGGCGACAGAAACAAATTTTCGATGGTGCTATGCCTTCCTCTAACTCAGTAGCCATGACGAACCTGATCCGTTTAAGCAGGCTTACCGGAAACACTACGCTGGAAGATTATGCAGATAAGATCGGCCGGGCTTTCTCCGCTGATTTAATCCGATCGGGGGCAAGTATTTGTCACAGCATGCAGGCCATTCAGTTCTTACATGCAGAAGCAAAAGAGATAACACTGCGTGGCGAGTTTTCTGAACTCCAGGAAGTATTTGAGCTGCTCAGAAACCGGTTCACCCCTTTCAAAGTACTGCATTGGGTTACTGATGAGCATCAGGAATCGGTGGCTGAAATTGTGGACTATGTGGCTTCCCAAAAAAGACTGGATGATGAGCCTACGTTATATATATGCAGGAATTTCGCCTGCGATCAACCCATCAACAATCCGAAAAAAATGAAGAAAGCTTTGGGTTAA
- a CDS encoding type II toxin-antitoxin system RelE/ParE family toxin translates to MIKSFGDKATSDLFHGNSSSKVRKLPAQILDSSIYKLDILNAATSLDDLRSPPGNRLEALRGEYKGYYSIRINAQWRIVFRWEDSSAFDVAIVDYH, encoded by the coding sequence ATGATCAAATCATTTGGAGATAAAGCAACATCAGATCTGTTTCATGGAAATTCGAGCAGTAAAGTTCGAAAGTTGCCTGCTCAAATCCTTGATTCATCCATTTACAAACTGGATATACTGAATGCGGCTACCTCTTTAGATGATTTACGATCACCTCCGGGTAACAGATTAGAAGCATTACGCGGAGAGTATAAAGGATATTACAGTATTCGAATTAATGCCCAATGGAGAATCGTTTTTCGTTGGGAAGATTCCAGTGCTTTTGATGTAGCCATTGTCGATTATCATTAG